The proteins below are encoded in one region of Candidatus Fusobacterium pullicola:
- a CDS encoding U32 family peptidase: protein MKKVELLAPVGNMEKFKMALHYGADAVFLGGKMFNLRAGSNNLSDEELEYAVNYAHERGKKVYVTLNVIPHNQELDLLPDYVKFLDRIGVDGVIVADLGVFQVVKENTNLSISVSTQASNTNWRSVKMWKDLGARRVVLAREISLDNIAEIRAKVPDIELEVFVHGAMCMAISGRCLLSNYMTGRDANRGDCAQACRWKYNLVEETRPGEYMPVYEDEHGTYIFNSRDLCTIEIIDKILDLGVDSLKIEGRMKGIYYVANAVKVYRDAIDSYYSGNYKYNPKWLEELESTSNRSYTKGFYLGKAGVESQNYNDRNSYSQTHQLVAKVEQKLPNNEYILAIRNRLLVGEKLEVVSPGIEVREITLPTMILMNKDKEVGEVEAANPNSFVKIKLDAELDELDMLRKKI, encoded by the coding sequence GTGAAAAAAGTAGAATTATTAGCTCCAGTAGGAAATATGGAGAAATTTAAAATGGCTCTACACTATGGTGCAGATGCTGTATTTTTAGGTGGAAAGATGTTTAATTTAAGAGCTGGAAGTAACAATCTTTCAGATGAAGAGTTAGAATATGCTGTAAACTATGCACATGAGAGAGGAAAAAAAGTTTATGTAACACTGAATGTAATTCCTCATAACCAAGAGTTAGATCTATTACCTGACTATGTAAAGTTTTTAGATAGAATAGGAGTAGATGGTGTTATAGTAGCTGACTTAGGAGTATTCCAAGTTGTTAAAGAAAATACTAATCTTTCTATCAGTGTAAGTACACAAGCAAGTAACACAAACTGGCGTTCTGTAAAAATGTGGAAAGATTTAGGAGCTAGAAGAGTTGTATTAGCTAGAGAAATTTCATTAGATAATATAGCAGAGATAAGAGCAAAAGTTCCTGATATAGAGTTAGAGGTATTCGTACATGGAGCTATGTGTATGGCTATATCTGGTAGATGTCTATTAAGTAACTACATGACAGGTAGAGATGCAAATAGAGGGGACTGTGCACAAGCATGTAGATGGAAATACAATTTAGTTGAGGAAACTAGACCTGGAGAGTATATGCCAGTATATGAAGATGAACATGGAACATACATATTTAACTCAAGAGATCTTTGTACAATAGAGATAATAGATAAAATATTAGATTTAGGTGTGGATTCATTAAAAATAGAAGGAAGAATGAAAGGTATCTATTATGTTGCTAATGCTGTAAAAGTATATAGAGATGCTATAGATAGTTATTACTCTGGAAACTATAAATATAATCCTAAATGGTTAGAGGAGTTAGAATCAACATCTAATAGAAGTTATACAAAGGGATTCTATCTTGGTAAAGCAGGAGTAGAGTCTCAAAACTATAATGATAGAAATTCATATAGCCAAACTCATCAATTAGTAGCAAAAGTAGAGCAAAAATTACCAAATAATGAGTATATTTTAGCTATTAGAAATAGATTATTAGTTGGAGAAAAATTAGAAGTGGTAAGTCCAGGAATAGAAGTTAGAGAGATAACTCTACCTACTATGATTCTTATGAATAAAGATAAAGAGGTAGGAGAAGTAGAAGCAGCTAATCCAAACTCTTTTGTAAAGATAAAATTAGATGCAGAACTAGATGAATTAGATATGCTAAGAAAAAAAATCTAA
- a CDS encoding histidine triad nucleotide-binding protein — MATIFTKIINREIPANIVYENDKVIAFKDINPAAPIHILVVPKKEIATINDIQAEDRELIGEMYLAIGKIVKDLGIDKEGYRIITNCNEFGGQEVFHLHFHILGGKRLGALLAD; from the coding sequence ATGGCAACTATTTTTACAAAGATAATTAATAGAGAGATTCCTGCTAATATTGTTTATGAAAATGATAAAGTTATTGCATTTAAAGATATCAATCCTGCTGCTCCTATACATATATTAGTAGTTCCTAAGAAGGAGATAGCAACTATAAACGATATCCAAGCTGAGGATAGAGAGCTTATTGGTGAAATGTATCTTGCTATTGGTAAAATTGTAAAAGATTTAGGAATAGATAAAGAGGGATATAGAATTATCACAAATTGTAACGAATTTGGTGGTCAAGAGGTATTCCATCTTCACTTCCATATCTTAGGTGGAAAAAGATTAGGAGCTTTATTAGCTGACTAA
- the rpiB gene encoding ribose 5-phosphate isomerase B, producing MKIALGADHGGFELKEKIKSHLLGKGFEVLDLGTNSTASVDYPKFGHAVGHAVVNKDADFGIVVCGTGIGISIAANKVPGVRAALCTNTTMAKLTREHNDANVLALGGRIVGDVLALEMVDIFLSTAFEGGRHSNRINSIEAI from the coding sequence ATGAAAATAGCTTTAGGTGCTGACCATGGAGGATTTGAGTTAAAGGAGAAAATAAAATCACATCTTTTAGGAAAAGGATTTGAAGTTTTAGATTTAGGAACTAACTCAACAGCTTCTGTTGATTACCCTAAATTTGGACACGCTGTAGGACATGCTGTTGTTAATAAAGATGCTGACTTTGGAATTGTAGTGTGTGGTACTGGTATTGGTATCTCTATTGCTGCTAACAAAGTTCCTGGAGTAAGAGCAGCTCTATGCACAAATACAACTATGGCAAAATTAACTAGAGAACATAACGATGCTAATGTATTAGCATTAGGTGGAAGAATAGTAGGAGATGTTCTTGCACTTGAAATGGTAGATATCTTCCTTTCAACAGCTTTTGAAGGTGGAAGACACTCTAACAGAATAAATTCTATTGAAGCTATATAA
- a CDS encoding peptidylprolyl isomerase: protein MKVLKDNVITLEFKVYDNDTNELLEDTKEVGPFFYIHGEGQFVPKVEEILEGKEKGFSTTIMISPEEGYGEYDEELIEEMKKEDFVEFDDIYEGMEFIADMDDGTEQQYVITSIEDDIVTADGNHPFAGKNLRFEVQVTGIRKATEEELEHGHVHFQGF, encoded by the coding sequence ATGAAAGTTTTAAAAGATAATGTTATAACATTAGAATTTAAAGTTTATGACAACGATACTAATGAGCTTTTAGAGGATACAAAAGAGGTAGGACCATTTTTCTACATTCATGGAGAGGGGCAATTCGTACCAAAAGTTGAAGAAATTTTAGAAGGAAAAGAGAAAGGATTCTCTACTACTATTATGATATCTCCTGAAGAAGGGTATGGAGAGTATGATGAAGAGCTTATCGAAGAGATGAAGAAAGAAGACTTCGTAGAGTTTGATGATATCTATGAAGGAATGGAATTTATAGCTGATATGGACGATGGAACTGAGCAACAATATGTTATCACTTCAATAGAAGATGATATCGTAACTGCTGATGGTAACCACCCATTTGCTGGAAAAAATCTTAGATTTGAAGTTCAAGTAACTGGAATAAGAAAGGCTACTGAAGAAGAGTTAGAACATGGACATGTTCACTTTCAAGGATTCTAA
- a CDS encoding phosphoribosylformylglycinamidine synthase subunit PurQ codes for MYRILLIISEGAEILEVAPFIDIFGWNSIVGKKNITLITAGFHNTISNTWNTKILAEINLEKEEIDISTFNALIIPGGFGFKGFFNDMKNIKFKNIIQNFVRKNKIVVGICTGVIALGEAGVLTNIKATTYLYDNNRYFNQLSKYGAIPIREEIVISDNIITCSAPKNAIEVAFYLLSHFTGEENMKKVKYNMGFL; via the coding sequence ATGTATAGAATTTTATTAATCATCTCAGAAGGGGCTGAAATTCTTGAGGTAGCACCCTTTATTGATATTTTTGGTTGGAATAGCATTGTAGGAAAAAAGAACATTACTTTGATAACTGCTGGATTTCATAATACTATTTCTAACACTTGGAATACTAAGATATTAGCAGAGATAAATTTAGAAAAAGAGGAGATAGATATCTCTACATTTAATGCTCTTATTATTCCTGGAGGCTTTGGTTTTAAAGGTTTTTTTAATGATATGAAAAATATAAAATTTAAAAATATTATACAAAACTTTGTAAGAAAAAATAAAATCGTAGTTGGAATATGTACTGGAGTCATAGCTTTGGGAGAAGCTGGTGTTTTAACTAATATTAAAGCTACTACTTATTTATATGATAACAATAGATATTTTAACCAACTTTCAAAATATGGAGCTATTCCTATTCGTGAGGAAATTGTAATATCCGATAATATTATCACTTGTTCAGCACCTAAAAATGCTATAGAAGTTGCCTTTTATCTTCTCTCTCACTTTACTGGTGAAGAAAATATGAAAAAAGTAAAATATAATATGGGATTTTTATAA
- a CDS encoding aminotransferase class I/II-fold pyridoxal phosphate-dependent enzyme: MSKLDQSKTPLFSALKDVYAGRDILPFHVPGHKRGKGVDKEFYDFMGNGPFSIDVTIFKMVDGLHQPKSCIKEAQELAADAYGVKQSFFAVNGTSGAIQAMIMSVVKAGEKILVPRNVHKSVSAGIILSGSEPIYMNPEVDEELGIAHGVRPQTVENMLKQHPDIKAVLIINPTYYGVATDIKKIADIVHSYDIPLIVDEAHGPHLHFHDDLPVSAVDAGADICTQSTHKIIGAMTQMSLLHVNSDRVDTNRVKQILSLLHTTSPSYPLMASLDCARRQIATEGTELLDKAIKLAKRFRTEVNRIPGMSCFGEEIVGREGVFAFDPTKITITAKELGLTGSELETILTEEYNIQMELSDFYNVLGLVTIGDTDESIDKLISALKDISERYYGKGNKLKREFLKMPPIPEQVLIPREAFYSEKNKVLFSESEGKICGEMIMAYPPGIPVITPGERISAEIIDYINDLREAELHVQGMEDPELEYINVIEEEDAIYLYTEKMKSKMFGVPMNLGANKAGIEFGIDVLRENYPDTFDEMEVIEVEKQKENFNEWNLKYKNTILNTCEKLAVSVNEAVRDGYRPIIIGGDHSIALGSISGVSLEKEIGVVWIDAHGDMNTDESTISGNIHGMPLALLQGAGDRDLVNCFYEGAKIDSKNVVILGARDLDFKEREVIDQLGVKVIYHDEVLQKGLDRILEEIQDYLKVDNLHISFDVDSVNPELAPGVSTPVRNGFTTDEIFQTFKFLFKNYFVTSVDIVEFNPVNDKNNKTLDFVNELTEYVVNPD, translated from the coding sequence ATGTCAAAGCTAGACCAAAGTAAAACTCCACTATTCTCTGCGTTAAAAGATGTATATGCAGGAAGAGATATACTTCCATTTCATGTACCTGGACATAAGAGAGGAAAAGGAGTAGATAAAGAATTTTATGATTTTATGGGGAATGGACCTTTTTCCATTGATGTTACAATATTTAAAATGGTAGACGGGTTACACCAACCAAAAAGTTGTATAAAGGAAGCTCAAGAATTAGCTGCTGACGCATATGGTGTAAAACAAAGTTTCTTTGCTGTAAATGGAACTTCAGGAGCTATTCAAGCAATGATTATGTCTGTTGTAAAAGCAGGAGAAAAGATATTAGTACCTAGAAACGTACATAAATCAGTATCAGCTGGAATTATATTAAGTGGTTCTGAACCAATATATATGAATCCAGAAGTAGATGAGGAGTTAGGAATAGCCCACGGTGTAAGACCTCAAACTGTTGAGAATATGCTAAAACAACATCCTGATATAAAAGCTGTTTTAATAATCAACCCTACTTATTATGGAGTAGCTACAGATATTAAAAAGATAGCTGATATAGTTCATAGCTACGATATACCACTAATAGTAGACGAAGCTCATGGACCACATTTACATTTCCATGATGATCTACCTGTTTCAGCTGTAGATGCAGGAGCAGATATTTGTACTCAAAGTACTCACAAAATAATTGGTGCTATGACTCAAATGTCTCTTTTACATGTAAACTCAGATAGAGTAGACACAAATAGAGTAAAACAGATTTTAAGCTTACTACACACAACATCTCCATCATATCCTTTAATGGCGTCTCTAGACTGTGCTAGAAGACAGATAGCAACTGAGGGAACTGAATTATTAGATAAGGCTATAAAGCTTGCTAAACGTTTCAGAACTGAAGTTAATAGAATCCCTGGTATGTCATGCTTTGGAGAGGAGATAGTAGGAAGAGAGGGAGTATTCGCCTTTGATCCTACAAAGATAACAATCACAGCTAAGGAATTAGGACTTACAGGTTCAGAACTAGAAACTATACTTACAGAAGAGTATAATATTCAAATGGAGCTATCTGATTTTTATAACGTATTAGGATTAGTAACTATTGGAGATACAGATGAAAGTATAGATAAACTTATAAGTGCTTTAAAAGATATAAGTGAAAGATACTATGGAAAAGGAAATAAATTAAAAAGAGAATTTTTAAAGATGCCACCTATTCCAGAGCAAGTATTAATACCGAGAGAGGCTTTCTATAGTGAAAAGAATAAGGTATTATTCTCTGAAAGTGAAGGAAAAATCTGTGGAGAAATGATAATGGCTTATCCACCAGGAATACCAGTAATTACTCCAGGAGAGAGAATTTCTGCAGAGATAATAGATTATATTAATGACTTAAGAGAGGCTGAGCTTCATGTACAAGGAATGGAAGATCCAGAGTTAGAGTATATTAATGTAATTGAAGAGGAAGACGCAATCTATCTATATACAGAGAAGATGAAGAGCAAGATGTTTGGTGTTCCAATGAACTTAGGAGCAAACAAAGCTGGAATCGAATTTGGAATAGATGTATTACGTGAAAACTATCCAGATACATTTGATGAAATGGAAGTTATAGAGGTAGAAAAACAAAAAGAAAATTTCAATGAATGGAATTTAAAATATAAAAATACTATTTTAAATACTTGTGAAAAACTTGCTGTTTCTGTAAATGAAGCTGTAAGAGATGGATATAGACCAATAATAATTGGAGGAGACCACTCAATAGCTTTAGGAAGTATTTCAGGAGTGTCACTAGAAAAAGAGATTGGAGTAGTATGGATAGATGCTCATGGAGATATGAATACAGATGAGTCTACTATATCTGGAAATATCCATGGAATGCCACTAGCATTATTACAAGGTGCTGGGGACAGAGACCTAGTAAACTGCTTCTATGAAGGAGCAAAGATTGACAGCAAAAATGTAGTAATACTTGGTGCTAGAGATTTAGATTTTAAAGAGAGAGAAGTTATTGACCAATTAGGTGTTAAAGTAATATACCATGATGAAGTATTACAAAAAGGTTTAGATAGAATATTAGAAGAGATACAAGACTACTTAAAAGTAGATAATCTACATATAAGTTTTGACGTTGACTCTGTAAATCCAGAGTTAGCTCCAGGGGTAAGTACACCTGTAAGAAACGGATTTACAACTGATGAAATATTCCAAACTTTCAAATTCTTATTTAAAAACTACTTTGTAACATCAGTTGATATAGTAGAGTTTAACCCTGTTAATGATAAAAATAACAAAACTCTTGACTTTGTAAATGAATTAACTGAGTATGTAGTTAATCCAGACTAA
- a CDS encoding YitT family protein, with product MDSKILKYLKEYSIITLGCFFYAISINYFFISNHLAEGGVAGICLILYYLFKLPVGVMYFVINIPLLIIGWRLVGRDFLFKTLYGTSCLSFLITLTQNWKGPSSDIMLGSIYGGVLIGIGLGLIFMVNGSTGGTDIIARILNRYFDIPMGRTMLFLDIVILGVATIFFGKEIVMYTLISMAIVSKAIDYFQDGYTKSKGITIISTKSEEIKSKIMDKIGRGTTIIKGKGGYTGKEIDLLFCVVSKFEVTKVKNIVKEIDAFAFLTISDVSEVLGEGFKSLHNKKQ from the coding sequence GTGGATTCTAAAATTTTAAAATATCTAAAAGAATACTCAATTATTACATTGGGGTGTTTCTTTTATGCTATATCAATCAATTACTTCTTTATAAGTAACCATTTAGCTGAAGGAGGAGTAGCAGGAATATGTTTGATACTCTATTATCTTTTTAAATTACCTGTAGGAGTGATGTATTTTGTAATAAATATACCATTATTAATAATTGGATGGAGGTTAGTTGGAAGAGATTTTTTATTTAAAACACTTTATGGAACAAGCTGTCTTTCATTTTTAATTACTCTTACTCAAAATTGGAAAGGTCCATCTAGTGACATTATGTTAGGCTCAATCTATGGAGGGGTTCTAATTGGAATAGGATTGGGACTTATTTTTATGGTAAATGGTTCAACTGGAGGAACAGATATAATAGCTCGTATTCTAAATAGATATTTTGATATACCTATGGGGAGAACTATGCTTTTTCTTGATATAGTTATATTGGGAGTTGCTACTATATTTTTTGGAAAAGAGATAGTTATGTATACATTGATATCTATGGCAATTGTTTCTAAGGCTATTGATTATTTCCAAGATGGATACACAAAATCTAAGGGGATAACAATAATATCTACAAAATCTGAAGAGATAAAAAGTAAAATAATGGATAAAATAGGAAGAGGAACAACAATTATTAAGGGTAAAGGTGGTTACACTGGAAAAGAGATAGACTTACTTTTTTGTGTTGTAAGTAAATTTGAAGTAACAAAGGTAAAAAATATAGTAAAAGAGATTGATGCTTTTGCCTTTTTAACTATTTCAGATGTATCTGAAGTTTTAGGAGAGGGTTTTAAATCTCTTCATAATAAGAAACAGTGA